Proteins found in one Erwinia sp. SLM-02 genomic segment:
- a CDS encoding LysR family transcriptional regulator: MIPGDRLSGIRAFVQAAQAGGFSLAAEQLGQSRSTVGKAIARLEARLQVKLFLRTTRTLSLTSEGLQFYQDCLRVLADLDAAENRLTAHASVPTGCLRIAAPPLFGEKQVMPLLLPLTRRWPGLTLDMHFSTRRIDLAESGIDLAVRIGSPGHHSDLTSRQLGVQQMQLCASPEYLAAAGNPLSLEDLAGHRHITLPEQGRTQSWILESSDGKPCWWQPHDGLRFSTLGAVYSAVLDGYGIAQLPQWLVGEHIRHGELTELLPEMQAPGLPVSAVWLKTAAMPQRLRLAIDTLVAGFSAR, encoded by the coding sequence ATGATCCCCGGCGACAGACTCAGCGGCATTCGGGCATTTGTGCAGGCCGCGCAGGCGGGCGGTTTCAGTCTGGCCGCCGAGCAGCTTGGTCAGTCGCGCTCAACGGTGGGCAAGGCAATAGCCCGGCTTGAAGCGCGATTGCAGGTTAAGCTCTTTCTTCGCACCACCCGTACGCTGTCGTTAACCAGCGAAGGGCTGCAGTTTTATCAGGACTGTCTGCGCGTTCTTGCCGATCTCGATGCGGCTGAAAACCGACTGACCGCCCATGCTTCGGTCCCCACCGGCTGCCTGCGGATAGCCGCTCCGCCGCTGTTTGGCGAAAAACAGGTGATGCCGCTGCTGCTGCCGCTCACGCGCCGCTGGCCCGGCCTGACGCTGGATATGCATTTTTCCACCCGACGTATTGACCTTGCGGAGTCGGGAATCGATCTGGCCGTGCGCATCGGCAGCCCGGGGCATCACAGCGATCTCACTTCCCGCCAGCTGGGCGTACAGCAGATGCAGCTTTGCGCCTCGCCGGAATATCTTGCGGCGGCCGGCAACCCTTTATCGCTCGAAGACCTGGCCGGGCACCGGCATATCACACTGCCGGAGCAGGGTCGAACGCAGTCATGGATACTTGAAAGCAGTGACGGAAAACCCTGCTGGTGGCAGCCCCATGACGGCCTGCGGTTCAGTACGCTGGGCGCGGTTTACAGTGCGGTACTGGACGGATACGGCATAGCCCAGCTGCCACAGTGGCTGGTTGGTGAGCATATCCGTCACGGAGAACTGACTGAACTGCTTCCTGAGATGCAGGCTCCCGGTCTGCCTGTTTCTGCGGTATGGTTAAAAACCGCCGCCATGCCCCAGCGTTTACGCCTGGCCATTGACACGCTGGTCGCCGGTTTCAGCGCGCGATGA
- a CDS encoding SDR family oxidoreductase — protein MTTASSRPVAIVTGATSGIGLAIARDLATDHQVYAIGRSAEALAELRQIHHVEAVELDLLDNQALKTFTDRLSTIAVLVHSAAVSERLSVEQATPEQWQKQFAINLFAPAELTRLALPLLRKEQGQVVFINSGSGTLALAGHAVYSASKFALNALAHALRTEESEHGVRVATVSPGPTDTPMNRKSRERAGDFAAIDPLAYSTPESVAAAVRLVVNATEDTQIADVVVRPRRDSAKR, from the coding sequence ATGACGACTGCATCTTCCCGCCCGGTAGCGATTGTCACCGGAGCCACCAGCGGCATCGGCCTGGCCATCGCACGCGATCTGGCGACCGACCATCAGGTTTACGCTATCGGGCGCTCGGCTGAGGCGCTGGCTGAGCTACGGCAAATCCATCACGTCGAAGCCGTGGAGCTGGACCTTCTCGATAATCAGGCGCTGAAAACCTTTACCGATCGGCTGTCGACCATTGCCGTTCTGGTCCACTCTGCGGCAGTTTCGGAAAGACTGAGCGTGGAGCAGGCCACCCCCGAACAGTGGCAGAAGCAGTTTGCCATCAATCTTTTTGCCCCCGCAGAACTGACCCGACTTGCGCTGCCTTTGCTGCGGAAAGAGCAGGGCCAGGTGGTGTTTATCAATTCAGGTTCCGGCACGCTGGCGCTTGCCGGGCACGCCGTGTATTCGGCCAGCAAGTTTGCGCTTAATGCGCTGGCCCACGCCCTGCGCACAGAAGAGAGTGAACACGGCGTGCGCGTCGCGACAGTGTCACCTGGCCCCACCGACACGCCGATGAACCGCAAAAGCCGCGAGCGAGCCGGTGATTTTGCTGCTATCGATCCCCTGGCTTACAGCACGCCGGAGTCCGTTGCGGCGGCGGTGCGTCTGGTAGTTAATGCCACCGAAGATACTCAGATTGCCGACGTGGTTGTCAGACCGCGTCGCGACAGTGCTAAACGCTAA
- a CDS encoding ParB family protein, whose amino-acid sequence MNMKRNTIGRTFSAPVLNSEPQPEPVKQIFTLSSGKKAVFTRVTVAAADVASKTFVVQETNGRDQAALTPESLEGITRTLRLQQFFPAIGVRKGETIEILDGSRRRASAILCNVGLDVLVTDVPLTAAEARNLAQDIQTAREHNIREVGLRLLALKESGLTQKEIAEDENLSQAKVTRALQAASVSAELLSIFPVQSELTYGDYKNLLAAEEMLTSMDISVPELLDNIGSAVESIRALSSLAEDEVKNKIIAEIRKEAALLVMTPEKDKVVTTPLWDFSDKNRYARKKTRGRTFSYEFNRLPTDLQGAIDSAIAAVLAKHLKS is encoded by the coding sequence ATGAATATGAAACGGAATACTATCGGGCGCACCTTCAGTGCGCCGGTATTAAACAGCGAACCGCAGCCAGAACCGGTCAAACAGATCTTTACGCTGTCATCAGGCAAAAAAGCCGTTTTTACCCGCGTTACCGTCGCGGCAGCGGATGTTGCCAGCAAAACCTTTGTGGTTCAGGAAACCAACGGCCGTGACCAGGCCGCGCTGACGCCTGAATCCCTGGAAGGCATAACGCGCACGCTGCGGCTGCAGCAATTTTTCCCGGCGATTGGCGTGCGTAAAGGCGAGACGATTGAGATCCTCGACGGATCGCGCCGCCGTGCTTCCGCCATTCTGTGTAATGTTGGCCTGGACGTACTGGTCACTGACGTTCCCCTGACCGCTGCTGAAGCCCGGAATCTGGCGCAGGACATTCAGACCGCGCGTGAACACAACATTCGTGAAGTCGGCCTTCGTCTGCTGGCGCTGAAGGAAAGTGGACTGACGCAGAAAGAGATAGCCGAGGATGAAAATCTCTCGCAGGCGAAAGTGACCCGTGCTCTGCAGGCCGCCAGCGTTTCTGCCGAGCTGCTGTCAATTTTCCCGGTGCAGTCTGAGCTGACCTACGGCGATTATAAAAATCTGCTGGCCGCGGAAGAGATGTTGACCAGCATGGATATTTCCGTGCCGGAGCTGCTGGATAATATCGGCAGCGCGGTGGAAAGTATTCGTGCTCTGTCGTCGCTGGCGGAAGATGAAGTGAAGAATAAAATCATTGCGGAGATCAGGAAGGAAGCGGCCTTGCTGGTGATGACGCCGGAGAAGGATAAGGTTGTCACTACGCCGCTGTGGGACTTCAGCGATAAGAACCGCTACGCGCGCAAGAAAACGCGTGGGCGTACGTTCAGCTACGAGTTTAATCGCCTGCCAACCGACCTGCAGGGCGCAATCGACAGCGCTATCGCCGCGGTGCTGGCGAAGCATTTGAAGAGCTGA
- a CDS encoding AAA family ATPase: MDSHQTEKIAQRAGKMLTSLTEHIQAQKEEMRENEYFQVYAKAALAKLPKLTRANVDYAVSEMEESGYVFDKRAAGSSTKYAMTIQNIVDIYQHRGVPKYRDRHAEALTVFVGNLKGGVSKTVSTVSLAHAMRAHPHLLFEDLRILVIDLDPQSSATMFLNHTRAVGIVETTSAQAMLQNVSREELLEEFIVSSVVPGVDVLPASIDDAFIASGWEGLCSEHLPGQNPHAVLRENVIDKLKSDYDFIFVDSGPHLDAFLKNAIAAADLLMTPVPPAQVDFHSTLKYLTRLPELVNIIESSGCGCRLLGNIGFMSKLSNKPDHKVCHSLAKEIFGGDMLDVALPRLDGFERCGESFDTVISANPATYIGSSEALKNARAAAEDFAKAVFDRIEFIRIN; the protein is encoded by the coding sequence ATGGATTCGCATCAGACTGAAAAAATCGCCCAGCGGGCAGGTAAAATGCTGACTTCTCTGACTGAACACATTCAGGCACAGAAAGAAGAAATGCGTGAGAACGAGTATTTTCAGGTCTACGCCAAAGCCGCACTGGCAAAACTGCCTAAACTGACTCGCGCCAACGTTGACTATGCCGTCAGTGAAATGGAAGAAAGCGGCTATGTTTTTGATAAACGTGCAGCGGGATCCTCAACCAAATACGCAATGACTATCCAGAATATTGTGGATATCTACCAGCACCGTGGCGTCCCTAAATACCGTGACCGGCATGCAGAAGCCCTGACCGTATTTGTCGGCAACCTGAAGGGCGGCGTATCTAAAACCGTCTCCACCGTATCACTGGCGCATGCCATGCGTGCCCACCCTCACCTGCTGTTTGAAGATCTGCGCATTCTGGTTATCGATCTCGATCCGCAGTCATCAGCCACCATGTTTCTTAACCACACAAGAGCTGTGGGTATTGTGGAAACGACCTCCGCGCAGGCGATGTTACAGAACGTCAGCCGCGAGGAGCTTCTGGAAGAATTTATCGTCAGTTCCGTGGTGCCGGGCGTAGATGTACTTCCTGCTTCAATCGACGATGCCTTTATTGCATCCGGCTGGGAAGGTTTGTGCAGTGAACATTTGCCAGGCCAGAATCCCCACGCCGTTCTGCGGGAAAACGTGATCGATAAATTAAAATCAGACTATGACTTTATTTTTGTCGACAGCGGACCGCATCTCGATGCGTTTCTGAAAAATGCCATCGCCGCGGCGGATCTGTTAATGACCCCCGTGCCTCCGGCACAGGTTGATTTTCATTCAACGCTAAAATACCTGACGCGCCTGCCAGAGCTGGTGAACATTATTGAGTCATCCGGCTGCGGTTGCCGTCTACTGGGCAATATTGGTTTTATGTCCAAACTGTCCAACAAACCGGATCACAAAGTCTGCCACAGTCTGGCAAAAGAAATTTTTGGTGGCGATATGCTGGACGTTGCCCTTCCCCGCCTGGACGGTTTTGAACGCTGCGGCGAATCCTTCGATACCGTCATTTCGGCCAACCCGGCGACCTACATTGGCAGCAGCGAGGCGTTAAAAAATGCCCGCGCCGCTGCAGAAGACTTTGCCAAAGCGGTCTTTGATCGTATTGAATTTATTCGCATTAACTGA
- a CDS encoding RepB family plasmid replication initiator protein, with the protein MPDKDPENKMIADAFSETDKRTGEVINLTPNTNNTVQPVALMRLGLFVPTLKSTARGRKNQMSTMDVTEELKQLSIVKSEGYENIKITGARLDMDNDFKTWVGIIHAFAKYKVLGDSVTLPFIDFAKLCGIPSVRSSARLRSRLDASLTRIATNTIAFSSKEGEYYVTHLVQSAKYSTKNDSVTLQADPKIFELYQFDKKVLLQLRAINELSRKESAQALYTFIESLPPSPAPISMARLRARLNLTSRTITQNATVRKAMEQLKEIGYLDYTEVKRGKVVYFVIHYRRPKLRPADIPLSLPDIGEDEFDDIPDTTEKEGEMVMLSREELELLEKIRKGRKT; encoded by the coding sequence ATGCCGGATAAAGATCCAGAAAACAAAATGATAGCCGACGCTTTCAGTGAAACGGATAAACGCACCGGCGAAGTTATCAACCTCACGCCTAACACCAATAACACCGTGCAGCCCGTAGCGCTGATGCGGCTGGGGCTGTTTGTTCCCACGCTGAAGTCTACCGCACGCGGCCGTAAGAACCAGATGTCGACCATGGACGTCACGGAAGAGTTAAAGCAGCTGTCGATCGTCAAATCGGAAGGGTATGAGAATATAAAGATCACCGGCGCCCGGCTGGATATGGATAACGACTTCAAGACCTGGGTGGGGATCATTCACGCGTTTGCCAAATACAAGGTGCTGGGAGACAGCGTCACGCTGCCGTTCATCGATTTTGCCAAACTCTGTGGCATTCCCTCGGTAAGGTCCTCTGCGCGGCTCAGAAGCCGTCTGGACGCGTCTCTGACCCGTATTGCCACCAATACCATTGCCTTCAGCAGTAAAGAAGGGGAGTACTACGTCACTCACCTGGTTCAGTCGGCAAAATACAGCACCAAAAATGACTCGGTGACCCTGCAGGCGGATCCAAAGATCTTTGAGCTCTACCAGTTTGATAAAAAGGTGCTGCTGCAGCTCAGGGCGATCAACGAGCTTTCGCGCAAAGAGTCCGCGCAGGCGCTTTACACGTTTATTGAGAGCCTGCCGCCGTCACCCGCACCGATCTCCATGGCCCGTCTGCGGGCAAGGCTGAATCTGACCTCGCGCACCATCACGCAGAATGCCACGGTGCGTAAGGCGATGGAGCAGCTGAAAGAAATCGGCTACCTCGACTACACGGAAGTGAAGCGCGGCAAGGTGGTGTACTTTGTTATTCACTACAGGCGGCCGAAGCTGCGCCCGGCCGATATCCCGCTCAGCCTGCCTGACATCGGCGAAGACGAGTTTGATGACATCCCCGACACCACCGAGAAGGAAGGGGAGATGGTCATGCTGTCCAGAGAAGAGTTGGAGCTGCTGGAAAAAATTCGCAAGGGCCGCAAGACCTGA
- a CDS encoding substrate-binding domain-containing protein has protein sequence MMKDRTDMAQPREDEAKIIGVVSDEFTNPYTVTLLNELTRQLNQRGCVTLLLNVSSRDGLQAALNGAARLQPTALVFLSSLSSDELRVTADILPQVPAIYIGTAAPDTSADSIRVDGHTAGKQVARLLSSQGYTRFGYLQAQDSAPLPQQAGYGEGLAAAHHAVTKVLTAGGFDREHAWRATLAYLKQTWASERIDALFCDNDELAFGALQAVRDFGERVHVGVVGSGDTSEAHSATWHLTSLSQRSDLLVGEALSRLLDNQSRSEGDWRHGELKVRHSHLSRETFSEPSQCGCASRH, from the coding sequence ATGATGAAGGACAGAACAGATATGGCGCAGCCCCGTGAAGATGAAGCCAAAATTATCGGCGTGGTCAGCGATGAATTTACCAATCCCTACACCGTTACCCTGCTAAATGAGCTGACCCGCCAGCTGAATCAGCGCGGCTGCGTCACGCTGCTGCTGAACGTCAGCTCGCGCGACGGCCTGCAGGCCGCACTGAACGGCGCGGCACGGCTGCAACCCACCGCGCTGGTTTTCCTCTCGTCCCTGTCCAGCGACGAACTGCGCGTTACCGCCGACATTCTGCCGCAGGTTCCGGCAATTTACATCGGTACTGCCGCGCCGGACACGTCGGCAGACAGCATCCGCGTTGACGGCCACACCGCCGGGAAACAGGTCGCCCGCCTGCTGAGTTCACAGGGCTACACCCGCTTCGGCTATCTGCAGGCACAGGATTCTGCCCCGCTGCCGCAGCAGGCTGGCTACGGCGAAGGGCTGGCTGCGGCACATCACGCCGTCACAAAGGTGCTGACTGCCGGCGGCTTCGATCGTGAGCACGCATGGCGCGCTACGCTGGCCTACCTCAAGCAAACCTGGGCATCCGAGCGTATCGATGCCCTGTTCTGCGATAACGACGAGCTGGCATTTGGCGCCCTGCAGGCGGTGCGCGACTTTGGCGAGCGGGTACACGTTGGCGTGGTCGGTTCGGGCGACACCAGTGAAGCCCACTCCGCGACCTGGCATCTCACCAGCCTGTCACAGCGCAGCGATCTGCTGGTCGGCGAAGCACTCAGCCGCCTGCTGGATAACCAGAGCCGTTCAGAAGGTGACTGGCGTCACGGTGAACTGAAAGTCCGGCACTCTCACCTGAGTCGCGAAACCTTCAGCGAACCGTCCCAGTGCGGCTGCGCCAGCCGCCACTGA
- a CDS encoding oxidoreductase, whose protein sequence is MDITAIQVVPGPANYYSHPGALARLTDFYSEAQLSQAVWLYGERAIDAARPFLPAAFSQNGARHLQYGGHCTDPDLAELAQVAGDDRQVVIGVGGGALLDTAKALARRLNLPFVAIPTIAATCAAWTPLSVWYNAAGQASHYEIFNDANHLVLVEPEILLQAPVEYLLAGIGDTLAKWYEAVVLAPEPSKLPLTVRLGIDTAATLRDVLLGQSEAALADQQRGELSQDFMDVIDAIIAGGGMVGGLGERYTRIAAAHAVHNGLTILPQTAQYLHGTKVAYGILVQCALLADEAATRQLIAAYQRFNLPTTLAALGVDVNDPAQIDPVIAHTLRPKESIHALPIPVTPESLREAFLYVEALGR, encoded by the coding sequence ATGGACATTACCGCAATTCAGGTCGTTCCCGGCCCCGCTAACTACTATTCTCATCCCGGCGCGCTGGCGCGTCTGACCGACTTCTACAGTGAAGCGCAGCTTTCTCAGGCCGTCTGGCTGTACGGCGAGCGCGCCATCGACGCCGCGCGCCCTTTCCTGCCCGCTGCATTCTCGCAGAACGGTGCGCGCCATCTGCAGTACGGCGGCCACTGTACCGACCCGGATCTGGCCGAACTGGCGCAGGTCGCCGGTGACGACCGCCAGGTGGTGATTGGCGTGGGCGGCGGTGCGCTGCTGGATACCGCCAAGGCGCTGGCCCGCCGCCTGAACCTGCCGTTCGTTGCCATCCCAACCATCGCCGCCACCTGCGCCGCCTGGACCCCGCTTTCGGTCTGGTACAACGCCGCCGGCCAGGCCTCGCACTATGAAATTTTCAACGATGCGAATCACCTGGTGCTGGTGGAGCCGGAGATCCTGCTGCAGGCACCGGTTGAATACCTGCTGGCCGGGATCGGCGATACGCTGGCGAAATGGTATGAAGCCGTGGTGCTGGCACCCGAGCCGAGCAAACTGCCGCTGACCGTGCGTCTGGGGATTGATACCGCCGCCACCCTGCGCGACGTGCTGCTGGGCCAGAGTGAGGCCGCGCTGGCTGACCAGCAGAGGGGGGAGCTGAGCCAGGACTTCATGGACGTGATTGACGCCATTATTGCCGGTGGCGGCATGGTGGGCGGGCTGGGCGAGCGCTATACGCGTATTGCCGCGGCGCATGCGGTGCATAACGGCCTGACGATTCTGCCGCAGACGGCGCAGTATCTGCACGGCACCAAGGTGGCCTATGGCATTCTCGTGCAGTGCGCGCTGCTGGCCGATGAGGCCGCCACTCGCCAGTTGATTGCGGCCTATCAGCGCTTCAATCTGCCGACCACCCTGGCCGCGCTGGGCGTGGACGTCAACGACCCGGCACAGATCGATCCGGTAATCGCACACACCCTGCGGCCTAAGGAATCCATCCATGCATTGCCGATCCCCGTTACGCCGGAAAGCCTGCGCGAAGCGTTCCTTTACGTTGAGGCATTAGGCCGCTAA
- a CDS encoding sugar ABC transporter substrate-binding protein: MKPIFSVLALFVASALPVHAATPTPVPEKIASHDGPVRIAVIRNLGSDDNTTQFVQGAIQQGKALGFKVSTFLTNGDDAKFQDFVNQAISQKYDGIILSQGRAPYAAPLIKKIVDSGIAVSVFDTSVDGTIPGATVTQQDDASLTKLSFGQLIQDHNGKANIIKLWVAGFPPMERRQAAYKQLLQENPGIHELESVGAVSSDVQGDTANKVGALLAKYPKGKVDAIWGTWDAFSQGALKALKENGRTEIKLYSIDVSNQDLQLMREAGSPWKVTAAVDPKLIGATNVRLVALKLAGEATPDSYEFKATTIPQALLAAQPGPVNVAGLSKIIPGWGQTEDFVAPWFATLEAKYKK, encoded by the coding sequence ATGAAACCAATTTTTTCCGTACTGGCTCTGTTCGTTGCCAGCGCTCTGCCCGTCCATGCCGCCACGCCGACTCCGGTACCGGAGAAAATTGCCAGCCACGACGGTCCGGTGCGCATCGCCGTGATCCGTAACCTGGGTTCCGACGATAACACCACCCAGTTTGTGCAGGGTGCCATCCAGCAGGGTAAAGCGCTGGGCTTTAAGGTCAGCACCTTTTTAACCAACGGTGACGATGCCAAATTCCAGGATTTCGTTAACCAGGCGATCAGCCAGAAATATGACGGGATCATTCTGTCGCAGGGCCGCGCGCCGTATGCCGCGCCGCTGATTAAAAAGATCGTCGACAGCGGCATTGCGGTGTCGGTGTTTGATACCTCCGTTGACGGCACCATCCCGGGCGCCACCGTTACCCAGCAGGACGATGCCTCCCTGACCAAACTCTCCTTCGGCCAGCTGATTCAGGATCACAACGGCAAAGCCAACATCATCAAGCTGTGGGTCGCCGGTTTCCCACCGATGGAACGTCGCCAGGCCGCCTACAAGCAGCTGCTGCAGGAAAACCCGGGCATCCACGAGCTGGAATCCGTCGGTGCCGTTTCTTCTGACGTGCAGGGCGATACCGCCAATAAGGTGGGCGCGCTGCTGGCCAAATACCCGAAAGGGAAAGTGGATGCGATCTGGGGAACCTGGGATGCCTTCAGCCAGGGCGCGCTGAAAGCGCTGAAAGAAAATGGCCGTACCGAAATCAAACTCTACAGCATTGACGTCTCCAACCAGGATCTGCAGCTGATGCGTGAAGCCGGCAGCCCATGGAAAGTCACCGCGGCGGTCGATCCGAAACTGATCGGTGCCACCAACGTGCGCCTGGTCGCGCTGAAGCTGGCGGGTGAAGCCACGCCGGACAGCTACGAATTCAAAGCCACCACCATTCCGCAGGCGCTGCTGGCAGCCCAGCCGGGTCCGGTTAACGTGGCGGGCCTGAGCAAAATCATCCCGGGCTGGGGCCAGACCGAAGACTTCGTCGCGCCGTGGTTTGCCACCCTGGAAGCGAAATACAAAAAGTAA
- a CDS encoding LVIVD repeat-containing protein has translation MRLIGHSDQGGRPDGVQVMVHRGYAYVGHMVSSGFSIIDVRDAKNPRPAGYIAAPPGTWNVHLQAHDDLLLVINARDLFADVRFADEKVYYTRSVGETVSDVQDRGWSAGLRIFDISIPDRPREISFLPLNGIGIHRIWYVGGRWAYVSALLDGFTDYIFLTIDLANPQKPEVAGRWWLPGMNAAEGEQPDWPEGKRYALHHAIISGDTAYGSWRDGGLTLLDVSDRSQPTLISHRNWSPPFGGGTHTALPLPDRDLLVVLDEAVLDNQEDGEKHIWLFDIREPSNPISISTFPQPGEIDYVAKGAHFGPHNLHENRPGSFVSSSLIFATWQNAGVRAYDISNPYQPVETGALVPAAPAKMMDTRPGRPQVIQSCDVFVDAAGIIYSTDYNGGLSIIEYFG, from the coding sequence ATGCGCCTGATTGGTCACAGCGACCAGGGCGGCCGGCCGGACGGTGTGCAGGTGATGGTTCATCGTGGCTATGCCTACGTCGGCCATATGGTGTCCTCCGGCTTTTCGATTATTGATGTCCGTGATGCGAAAAATCCGCGGCCGGCAGGTTATATTGCCGCGCCGCCGGGAACGTGGAACGTGCATCTGCAGGCGCATGACGATCTGCTGCTGGTAATCAACGCCCGCGACCTGTTTGCCGACGTGCGTTTTGCCGATGAGAAGGTCTATTACACCCGCTCGGTGGGCGAAACGGTCAGCGATGTGCAGGACCGGGGCTGGAGCGCCGGACTGCGCATTTTTGATATCTCGATCCCCGATCGTCCGCGCGAAATCAGCTTCCTGCCGCTGAACGGCATCGGCATTCACCGCATCTGGTACGTGGGCGGCCGCTGGGCCTATGTTTCCGCACTGCTGGACGGGTTTACCGACTATATTTTCCTGACCATCGACCTCGCCAATCCGCAGAAGCCGGAAGTGGCAGGCCGCTGGTGGCTGCCGGGCATGAACGCCGCAGAGGGCGAGCAGCCGGACTGGCCGGAAGGTAAACGCTATGCGCTGCATCATGCGATTATCAGCGGCGATACCGCCTACGGCAGCTGGCGTGACGGCGGCCTGACGCTGCTGGACGTCAGCGACCGCAGTCAGCCGACGCTAATCAGCCACCGCAACTGGAGCCCGCCGTTCGGTGGCGGAACGCATACCGCGCTGCCGCTGCCGGATCGCGATCTGCTGGTGGTGCTGGACGAAGCGGTGCTGGATAACCAGGAAGACGGGGAGAAGCATATCTGGCTGTTTGATATTCGCGAACCGTCCAATCCGATCAGCATTTCGACCTTCCCGCAGCCGGGTGAAATCGACTACGTGGCGAAAGGGGCGCACTTTGGTCCGCATAACCTGCATGAAAACCGCCCGGGCAGCTTTGTCAGCTCATCGCTGATCTTTGCCACCTGGCAGAATGCGGGCGTGCGCGCCTACGACATCAGCAATCCGTATCAGCCGGTGGAAACCGGTGCGCTGGTGCCCGCCGCGCCGGCGAAAATGATGGATACCCGTCCGGGGCGCCCGCAGGTGATCCAGTCCTGTGATGTGTTTGTGGATGCCGCAGGGATTATCTACAGCACCGACTATAACGGCGGGCTGTCGATTATTGAGTATTTCGGCTAA
- a CDS encoding VOC family protein, translating into MSHPQPALDHVVINVGPQLDEAAALFQRLGFQLTERGHHSLGSSNHLAIFNNNYLELLGYEPERGNLRRDLWQSPIGLSGLVWKTSDADAVYQHLQQQQLADTPPGSFFRPVTLPDGSETEARFRTVRLHADRVPNGRSFFCQHLTPDAVWQEDWQAHPNGVTQIREFVIAAEHPGQAAEVYLQLFPAVTLQETESGERIIDAGVARIRFVPTEAAKAEFGTLSDDYNGTARMVALSLHSTSLEQVKNSLSQSGIPFHEDRRGVRVDARHAFQLALRFTQ; encoded by the coding sequence ATGTCACACCCGCAACCCGCACTGGATCACGTGGTGATCAACGTCGGCCCGCAGCTGGATGAGGCGGCGGCGCTGTTTCAGCGTCTTGGTTTCCAGCTGACTGAACGAGGTCACCATTCGCTCGGTTCAAGCAATCACCTGGCGATTTTCAACAATAACTACCTTGAACTGCTCGGTTATGAGCCTGAACGCGGCAATCTGCGCCGCGATCTTTGGCAGTCGCCGATCGGCCTTTCGGGGCTGGTGTGGAAAACCAGCGATGCCGATGCGGTGTACCAGCACCTTCAGCAGCAGCAGCTGGCCGATACGCCACCGGGGTCGTTTTTCCGCCCGGTCACCCTGCCGGACGGCAGTGAAACGGAAGCCCGCTTTCGTACCGTCAGGCTGCACGCCGATCGCGTGCCGAACGGCCGCAGCTTCTTTTGTCAGCATCTGACGCCAGACGCGGTCTGGCAGGAAGACTGGCAGGCGCATCCGAACGGCGTTACGCAGATCCGCGAATTCGTTATCGCCGCAGAGCATCCCGGGCAGGCCGCCGAGGTTTATCTGCAGCTGTTCCCTGCCGTGACGCTGCAGGAGACGGAAAGCGGTGAGCGGATCATCGATGCGGGTGTTGCGCGGATACGCTTTGTGCCGACGGAGGCGGCGAAAGCCGAGTTCGGCACGCTGTCGGACGACTACAACGGCACGGCCAGAATGGTGGCGCTGAGCCTGCACAGCACCTCGCTGGAACAGGTAAAAAACAGCCTGTCTCAGAGCGGGATCCCCTTCCACGAGGATCGGCGTGGCGTCCGGGTTGATGCCCGGCACGCTTTCCAGCTGGCCCTGCGCTTTACGCAGTAA